Proteins encoded in a region of the Thermodesulfobacteriota bacterium genome:
- the atpC gene encoding ATP synthase F1 subunit epsilon produces MADGIHLKVITPTELVVDEQVDEVVAPGEIGEFGILPGHVPFITTLHTGELKYKKGSSEEKLIVEGGIADVRDDIVSILTDSVKNI; encoded by the coding sequence TTGGCTGACGGTATACATCTTAAAGTTATTACACCAACAGAGCTTGTAGTGGATGAGCAAGTGGACGAAGTAGTAGCACCTGGAGAAATAGGAGAATTTGGTATTCTCCCAGGTCACGTACCATTCATAACCACTCTTCACACAGGAGAGCTTAAGTATAAAAAAGGCAGCTCCGAGGAAAAGCTAATTGTTGAAGGCGGCATTGCGGATGTAAGAGATGATATCGTTAGTATTCTCACTGATAGCGTAAAAAATATTTAA
- a CDS encoding enoyl-CoA hydratase has protein sequence MELAKENTGPLVLRDDDNGVSNLILNRPRAYNALSIACMEALTQEIKEISDDASIKVVILSGSGNGFCAGHDMKDLRANPQKSFYEKTFATSYAMMMSIINCPKPVIAKVHGIATAAGCQLVSTCDLAVAEEGARFATPGVNIGLFCSTPMVGLSRNVSRKHAMEMLLTGDFISAQRAYEMGLINSVVALDRLDEEAVELAQKIASKSPLTLKIGKKAFYEQLDKDLESAYKYCSKVMVENMMARDAEEGIDAFLEKREPVWKGK, from the coding sequence ATGGAATTAGCTAAAGAAAACACAGGACCTTTGGTTTTAAGAGATGATGATAACGGTGTGTCTAACCTCATACTAAATAGACCCAGGGCTTACAATGCACTATCTATTGCATGTATGGAAGCTCTTACCCAAGAAATTAAAGAAATATCTGATGATGCATCTATCAAGGTTGTAATCTTGTCTGGCTCTGGCAATGGATTTTGCGCCGGACATGATATGAAGGACTTGCGCGCTAACCCGCAGAAATCTTTTTACGAGAAAACGTTTGCTACAAGTTATGCAATGATGATGTCTATCATAAATTGCCCTAAACCCGTGATTGCTAAAGTACACGGCATTGCCACTGCGGCTGGATGTCAGCTGGTTTCTACATGTGATCTGGCAGTAGCTGAAGAGGGCGCAAGGTTTGCAACACCTGGAGTGAATATAGGACTTTTCTGCTCCACCCCAATGGTTGGACTATCACGTAATGTTTCAAGAAAACATGCAATGGAGATGCTTTTAACTGGTGACTTTATATCTGCCCAAAGAGCTTATGAGATGGGTCTTATAAACAGCGTAGTGGCTCTGGATAGGCTAGATGAAGAAGCAGTTGAATTGGCACAAAAGATCGCATCTAAATCCCCGCTTACACTTAAAATAGGCAAAAAGGCTTTTTATGAACAGCTAGATAAAGATTTAGAAAGCGCATATAAATACTGCAGCAAAGTTATGGTTGAGAACATGATGGCGCGTGACGCAGAGGAAGGCATTGATGCATTTCTTGAAAAAAGAGAACCAGTCTGGAAAGGTAAGTAG